From the Streptomyces nigrescens genome, one window contains:
- a CDS encoding FAD binding domain-containing protein, whose protein sequence is MDLNTVTEVVRRPSDRPGADWRAGDAWLAGGTWLFSVEQPDLRRLVDLTALGWDPLVPGEAGLGIGATCTIRDLYACALPDEWSAGGIVATSCEAFLSSFKVWNSATVGGNICMSLPAGPMITLTVALEAQYELWAPDGSARTVDALAFVTGNNENVLAPGEILRRIDIPAHALKKRTAHRRFSLTRLGRSTVFLIGTQTPGTNDLLLTLTAGTTRPVRIAFDSMPDARTLQQSIDVIPSDVWFDDPNGTPDHRRHLTRHFAEEIRHELMAGGPV, encoded by the coding sequence ATGGACCTCAACACCGTCACCGAAGTCGTCCGGCGGCCGTCCGACCGGCCAGGCGCGGACTGGCGCGCGGGGGATGCCTGGCTCGCCGGCGGAACCTGGCTGTTCTCCGTGGAACAGCCGGACCTGCGCCGCCTGGTCGACCTGACGGCGTTGGGGTGGGATCCCCTCGTCCCGGGCGAAGCGGGCCTCGGCATCGGCGCGACCTGCACCATCCGCGACCTGTACGCCTGTGCGCTGCCGGACGAGTGGAGCGCGGGCGGCATCGTCGCGACGAGCTGCGAGGCCTTCCTGTCCTCGTTCAAGGTCTGGAACTCGGCGACCGTCGGCGGCAATATCTGTATGTCCTTGCCGGCCGGCCCCATGATCACGCTGACGGTCGCCCTGGAGGCACAGTACGAGCTGTGGGCTCCCGACGGGTCCGCGCGCACCGTCGATGCCCTCGCCTTCGTCACCGGCAACAATGAGAATGTGCTCGCCCCCGGGGAAATCCTGCGGCGCATCGACATTCCGGCGCACGCCCTGAAGAAACGCACCGCGCACCGCCGCTTCTCCCTGACCCGCCTCGGCCGTTCGACGGTATTCCTCATCGGTACGCAAACGCCGGGCACGAACGACCTGCTGCTCACCCTCACCGCCGGCACCACACGGCCGGTGCGCATCGCCTTCGACTCCATGCCCGACGCCCGGACCCTGCAGCAGAGCATCGACGTCATTCCCTCCGATGTCTGGTTCGACGATCCCAATGGGACCCCCGACCACCGCCGCCACCTCACACGGCATTTCGCCGAAGAGATACGTCATGAACTCATGGCTGGGGGGCCGGTATGA
- a CDS encoding molybdopterin-dependent oxidoreductase: MTYLVNGRSFDEEPEPGQCLRTFLRALGHYGVKKGCDAGDCGACTVWLDGEPVHSCITPAFRADGREVTTIEGIGSPGHLHPVQRQFRDAPGFQCGFCTAGMIMTSATFTEAQKADLPRALKGNLCRCTGYRGIEDAVNGVAGVAEAAPGKAVGTSVNAPAAEDVVTGRAEFTMDTHIDGMLHLKVLHSPHAHARIVSIDKTDALAVPGVHRVYTWEDVPRRRFTTAIHTDHLVDPDDTHILDRTVRFAGQRVVAVLADSVRAAEEGCRRVAVEYEVLPAVFDPEEAMADGAPQLHEAVDPFVMDPVHNTLVEIHSQIGDIDAGFAEADVIHEGTYFSPRVQHAHLETHGSIAWMENGRLNVRTSSQSPSIAKVKLAHLFALRPDRLRVFCARVGGGFGGKQEVISEDLAALATLDTGRPVSFEYTREEEFTTASPRHPMTLTVKLGAKADGTLTAFQVRNVSNTGAYGNHAGETLYAGGAAVMIYRCPHKKYDAFSVYTNTVPSGALRGYGMTQPAFAVESAMDELARALHMDPLALRRRNIVRPGDPLLALHEGPDDVVFTEDGLGKCLDLVGEAMARTAGEPSPGPGWLVGSGVASSLHETAPPTEHLSEAWVTLGDDLMYELAVGTVEFGEGTSTAHVQIAANQLGTTPSRIRLVQSDTDRTGFDTGAFASAGLFVAGNAVLRAANAVRDRILESAAAYTGTHVVMCSMDDDGVLCGDRRVSLAELVAAARARGIRFTAARKAYGSPRSVTSNAQGFRIAVHRVTGEIRILYSVQATDAAVIINPAQVRGQVEGGVAQGIGFALTENHQVDADGVMVNPNFRNYRIPAYADIPRTEVLLVDSADSVGPLRSKGIAECCINPVAPALANALHDATGVRYRALPLTPERIYRQLSESAAVTTGLST; this comes from the coding sequence ATGACCTACCTCGTGAACGGCAGGAGCTTCGACGAAGAACCGGAGCCCGGCCAGTGTCTGCGCACCTTCCTCAGGGCACTCGGCCATTACGGCGTCAAAAAGGGCTGTGACGCGGGCGATTGCGGCGCCTGCACGGTGTGGCTGGACGGCGAGCCCGTCCACAGCTGCATCACCCCCGCCTTCCGCGCGGACGGCCGTGAGGTGACGACGATCGAAGGAATCGGATCACCCGGCCATCTGCATCCGGTGCAGCGGCAGTTCCGCGACGCCCCGGGATTCCAGTGCGGTTTCTGCACCGCAGGGATGATCATGACGTCGGCGACCTTCACCGAGGCCCAGAAAGCGGACCTGCCACGGGCGTTGAAGGGCAACCTCTGCCGCTGCACCGGCTATCGAGGAATCGAGGATGCCGTGAATGGCGTCGCCGGCGTGGCGGAGGCCGCGCCGGGAAAGGCCGTCGGGACGAGCGTCAATGCGCCGGCCGCCGAGGATGTCGTCACCGGGCGCGCGGAATTCACGATGGACACCCATATCGACGGCATGCTGCACCTGAAGGTGCTGCACTCACCCCACGCACACGCCCGGATCGTCTCGATCGACAAGACCGACGCACTCGCGGTCCCCGGCGTACACCGGGTCTACACCTGGGAAGACGTGCCGCGCCGGCGCTTCACCACCGCGATCCACACCGACCATCTGGTGGATCCGGACGACACCCACATCCTCGACCGCACGGTCCGCTTCGCCGGGCAGCGCGTGGTCGCGGTCCTGGCCGACTCGGTCCGGGCGGCGGAAGAGGGCTGCCGGCGGGTCGCCGTGGAATATGAGGTGCTGCCGGCGGTATTCGACCCCGAAGAGGCCATGGCCGACGGGGCGCCACAACTGCACGAGGCGGTCGATCCGTTCGTCATGGACCCCGTCCACAACACCCTGGTCGAGATCCATTCACAGATCGGCGATATCGACGCGGGATTCGCCGAGGCGGACGTGATTCATGAGGGCACATACTTCTCCCCGCGCGTGCAGCACGCGCATCTGGAGACCCATGGCTCGATCGCCTGGATGGAGAACGGCCGGCTGAACGTCCGCACCAGTTCACAGTCGCCGTCGATCGCGAAGGTCAAACTGGCCCATCTGTTCGCGCTGCGCCCGGACCGGCTCCGGGTGTTCTGCGCACGCGTGGGCGGCGGCTTCGGCGGCAAACAGGAAGTGATCTCGGAGGATCTGGCCGCGCTCGCCACCCTGGACACCGGGCGCCCGGTCTCCTTCGAATACACCCGGGAGGAGGAGTTCACCACCGCCTCGCCACGGCATCCGATGACCTTGACGGTCAAGCTCGGCGCGAAGGCGGACGGCACGCTCACGGCGTTCCAGGTCCGCAATGTGTCGAACACCGGCGCCTACGGCAATCACGCCGGCGAAACGCTGTACGCGGGCGGCGCCGCCGTCATGATCTACCGCTGCCCCCACAAGAAGTACGACGCGTTCTCCGTCTACACCAACACCGTGCCGAGCGGGGCACTGCGCGGTTATGGAATGACGCAGCCGGCGTTCGCCGTGGAATCGGCGATGGACGAACTCGCCCGCGCGCTGCACATGGATCCGCTCGCACTGCGACGGCGCAATATCGTGCGGCCCGGCGATCCGCTTCTCGCCCTGCACGAGGGCCCCGACGACGTGGTGTTCACCGAGGACGGACTCGGGAAATGCCTCGACCTGGTGGGCGAGGCCATGGCCCGTACCGCCGGGGAGCCGTCCCCCGGCCCCGGGTGGCTGGTCGGGTCCGGTGTCGCGAGTTCCCTGCACGAGACCGCGCCGCCGACCGAGCACCTCTCCGAGGCCTGGGTCACGCTGGGCGACGACCTCATGTACGAACTGGCCGTCGGCACCGTCGAATTCGGCGAGGGCACGTCGACCGCGCATGTCCAGATCGCCGCCAACCAGCTGGGCACGACGCCGTCGCGGATTCGCCTGGTGCAGTCCGACACCGACCGCACGGGATTCGACACCGGAGCATTTGCCAGTGCGGGGCTCTTCGTGGCGGGCAACGCCGTCCTGCGGGCGGCCAACGCCGTGCGCGACCGCATTCTGGAAAGTGCCGCCGCGTACACAGGGACCCATGTCGTGATGTGCTCGATGGACGACGACGGGGTCCTCTGCGGTGACCGGCGGGTTTCGCTGGCCGAGCTGGTCGCGGCGGCCCGCGCGCGCGGAATCCGCTTCACCGCCGCCCGTAAGGCCTATGGCTCGCCCCGCAGCGTCACCTCCAATGCGCAGGGCTTCCGTATCGCCGTTCACCGGGTGACGGGGGAGATCCGCATCCTTTACAGCGTCCAGGCGACCGACGCGGCCGTCATCATCAACCCCGCGCAGGTCCGCGGACAGGTGGAAGGCGGTGTCGCCCAGGGAATCGGCTTCGCCCTGACCGAGAATCACCAGGTCGACGCGGACGGTGTCATGGTCAACCCGAATTTCCGCAATTACCGCATCCCCGCCTACGCCGACATCCCCCGCACCGAGGTGCTCCTGGTGGACTCGGCGGATTCCGTCGGGCCCCTGCGGTCGAAGGGGATAGCGGAATGCTGTATCAACCCGGTGGCCCCCGCGTTGGCGAACGCGCTCCACGACGCCACGGGCGTCCGCTACCGGGCACTGCCCCTGACCCCGGAACGCATTTACCGACAACTGAGCGAAAGCGCGGCAGTGACGACGGGGCTGAGCACATGA
- a CDS encoding antibiotic biosynthesis monooxygenase, whose product MTTEKPQGTEATVIIGQKIRHGLEPEFHAWQEELNAAAAGYAGFLGAEISPPTPLQPDWVVVYRFDSIAHLQAWINSATRQRFLDSGSKYLDGPATQQVVSGGTQQPDPLVTVVVTHRVHPDHVDAFLAWQRHMTEQESTFEGFRGTELFRPVEGLQDEWTTLYRFDSAEHLDAWLTSAERKEVLAEGEKFHDFRMRTIDNSFGSWFAFEENGKEAPPPSETKTSVAVWVGLYPTVVLLTLALSPLHLPLWLGLLIGNLLSSFIMSFLTMPFYVNPLLRRWLRPRPEAPPARTNLVGLGLVTAVMVFWAVVFFLVTTQIWHLP is encoded by the coding sequence ATGACCACCGAAAAGCCCCAGGGCACCGAGGCGACCGTCATCATCGGCCAGAAGATCCGGCACGGACTGGAGCCGGAATTCCACGCATGGCAGGAGGAGCTCAATGCCGCGGCCGCCGGCTACGCCGGATTCCTCGGCGCCGAGATCTCCCCGCCGACACCCCTCCAGCCCGACTGGGTGGTCGTCTACCGGTTCGACTCGATAGCCCACCTGCAGGCGTGGATCAACAGCGCCACCCGGCAGCGCTTTCTCGACAGCGGCAGCAAATATCTGGACGGCCCCGCGACCCAGCAAGTCGTCAGCGGCGGCACCCAGCAACCGGACCCGCTGGTGACCGTGGTGGTCACCCACCGCGTCCACCCGGACCACGTCGACGCCTTTCTCGCCTGGCAGCGCCATATGACCGAGCAGGAGAGCACCTTCGAAGGATTTCGCGGAACGGAGCTCTTCCGCCCCGTCGAAGGACTCCAGGACGAATGGACCACGCTGTACCGGTTCGACAGCGCCGAGCACCTCGACGCCTGGCTGACCTCGGCCGAACGGAAGGAAGTCCTCGCCGAGGGCGAGAAGTTCCACGACTTCCGCATGCGCACCATCGACAACTCGTTCGGCAGCTGGTTCGCCTTCGAGGAGAACGGCAAGGAAGCGCCGCCGCCCTCGGAGACCAAGACCTCCGTCGCGGTCTGGGTCGGCCTCTACCCGACCGTGGTGCTGCTGACGCTCGCCCTGTCACCGTTGCACCTGCCGCTCTGGCTCGGACTGCTCATCGGCAACCTGCTGTCGAGCTTCATCATGAGCTTCCTGACCATGCCCTTCTACGTGAACCCACTGCTCAGGCGGTGGCTGCGGCCCCGCCCGGAGGCACCGCCGGCACGGACGAACCTCGTCGGACTCGGCCTTGTCACCGCGGTGATGGTGTTCTGGGCGGTGGTCTTCTTCCTCGTCACCACCCAGATCTGGCATCTGCCCTGA